CGGCGGCGCATGCCACCGGAGTAGGTCGCAACCCTGCGGCTGGCCGCCTCGGTCAACGAGAAACGCCGCAGGAGCTCATCCGCGACAGCGCCCGGGTCGGTGAGGTGCCGCAGCCTGGCGACCAGGACGAGGTTCTCCCGCCCGCTGAGGATCTCGTCGACCGCCGCGAACTGCCCGGTGAGACTGATGGACTCGCGTACCTCGGCGGCGCGTGTCCCGACATCGAGGCCATTGACCCGGGCCGTTCCAGCGTCGGCCCTGAGCAACGTGGACAGGATCTTCACCACCGTGGTCTTGCCGGCACCGTTGGAGCCGAGCAGGGCGAAGATGTTGCCCCGCGCCACCTCGAAGTCCACACCGCGCAGCACCGTCAGCTGCTTGAACGACTTCTCCAGGCCGTGCACGTGGATCGCCGGCCCCGGGGCCGGACTGATTGTTGAAGGGGTGTTCATGACAGCCAGCATGGAGGGTTGACGCTGC
The nucleotide sequence above comes from Micromonospora luteifusca. Encoded proteins:
- a CDS encoding ABC transporter ATP-binding protein; amino-acid sequence: MNTPSTISPAPGPAIHVHGLEKSFKQLTVLRGVDFEVARGNIFALLGSNGAGKTTVVKILSTLLRADAGTARVNGLDVGTRAAEVRESISLTGQFAAVDEILSGRENLVLVARLRHLTDPGAVADELLRRFSLTEAASRRVATYSGGMRRRLDIAMSLIGSPPVIFLDEPTTGLDPEARIEVWQAVKKLADSGTTVLLTTQYLDEAEQLADRIAILHEGRIIVNGTLNELRQLLPPAEVEYVEKQPTLEDVFLTLVGAKTDKEQR